A window of the Candidatus Kryptoniota bacterium genome harbors these coding sequences:
- a CDS encoding MoxR family ATPase produces the protein MKEKQSSDVDGIARLSKSFTELKIEVAKVIVGQDEIIRQLVATMLSRGHCLLIGVPGLAKTLLVRTLADVLQLKFSRIQFTPDLMPSDITGTEIIEENVTTGERAFRFVKGPLFGNIILADEINRTPPKTQSALLEAMQEYRITAAGQTFQLEQPFFVLATQNPIEQEGTYPLPEAQLDRFMFNLWLDYPSFDEEVKIVQSTTGEYAPVVRKVIGASDILYFQELVRRVPVAESVVKYSVQLANRTRPQNATSPDFVKQFVSYGAGPRASQYLILGAKANAALDGRFSPDIDDIKKAALPVLRHRIITNFNAEAENVPTTEIVKRLLEI, from the coding sequence ATGAAAGAAAAACAATCCTCAGACGTGGACGGGATCGCGCGTCTCAGCAAGTCATTCACTGAATTGAAGATCGAAGTCGCCAAGGTAATCGTGGGGCAGGATGAAATCATACGGCAATTGGTCGCTACTATGCTCTCGCGCGGTCATTGTCTCCTGATAGGAGTTCCCGGTCTCGCGAAAACTCTGTTGGTGAGGACTCTTGCCGACGTGCTGCAGCTAAAGTTCAGCCGGATTCAGTTTACGCCTGACCTGATGCCGAGCGACATCACCGGTACAGAAATCATAGAGGAAAACGTCACCACCGGCGAGCGGGCGTTCCGGTTTGTGAAAGGCCCGCTGTTTGGCAATATCATACTTGCCGATGAAATCAACAGGACTCCGCCGAAAACACAGAGCGCACTCCTCGAGGCGATGCAGGAATATCGAATCACCGCGGCCGGCCAGACTTTCCAACTCGAGCAGCCTTTTTTTGTCCTTGCCACTCAGAATCCGATCGAACAGGAGGGAACCTACCCGCTGCCGGAAGCACAGCTCGACAGGTTCATGTTCAACTTATGGTTGGACTACCCGTCGTTCGACGAGGAAGTGAAGATTGTCCAATCAACCACGGGTGAATACGCGCCTGTGGTCAGGAAAGTTATTGGCGCTTCCGACATCCTTTATTTCCAGGAGCTGGTGCGCCGGGTCCCCGTTGCGGAGTCTGTGGTGAAGTATTCAGTTCAGCTCGCGAACCGAACGAGGCCGCAGAATGCAACCTCGCCCGATTTCGTCAAGCAATTTGTGAGTTACGGCGCGGGTCCGCGTGCATCGCAGTATCTCATACTTGGTGCGAAGGCGAATGCCGCCCTCGACGGACGCTTCAGTCCGGACATCGACGATATAAAGAAGGCTGCACTGCCCGTGCTTAGACACAGGATTATCACAAACTTCAACGCAGAAGCGGAGAACGTCCCTACCACCGAAATTGTGAAACGGCTCTTAGAGATTTGA
- a CDS encoding pitrilysin family protein — MDRSTPPPPGVPGKVGFPRYSEKKLRNGFKIFVIENHSLPIVTIGFVVRGGSMYDGDRPGLASITSELLTKGTKTRSATEIAEQIDFVGGSLASSASWDACQVFVSVLKEYVTVGFDLLEDVVLNPTFPEEEIERVRTQRLASIQQLKADSGYLADTKFAEVLFKMHPYGKPPGGTEKSVKELKRSDFRLFHDNLFTPLNSFIVFAGDILPKEAEQFSAGVFGKWKRKSKPAAVKSPGASEPRKGIVIIEKPDAVQSALRIGHVGIARRNPDYLKVFVMNTLLGGYFSSRINMNLREVHGYTYGGRSSFDARTLPGVFEVSADVRNEVTLETIDEIFAELNRIVRALPTKSELEMVKNYLVGLFPIQLETPQQVASRIIVIELFHLPKNYYRDYRSNIRRVTAAGIRAAAAEYIHPENCAIVLSGNSAEIKNKLKKFGQIQIFDRDGNKLNDK, encoded by the coding sequence GTGGATCGATCGACACCGCCCCCTCCGGGAGTGCCCGGTAAGGTAGGTTTCCCACGGTATTCTGAAAAGAAGCTCCGCAACGGATTCAAGATCTTTGTCATCGAGAATCACAGTCTCCCGATCGTGACGATTGGCTTCGTCGTACGCGGAGGTTCGATGTACGATGGCGACCGCCCAGGGCTGGCAAGCATCACCAGTGAGCTCCTGACAAAAGGAACGAAGACGAGAAGCGCGACAGAAATTGCAGAACAAATAGATTTTGTCGGAGGATCGCTTGCAAGCAGCGCATCGTGGGACGCATGCCAGGTCTTTGTCTCAGTGCTCAAAGAATATGTGACGGTCGGTTTCGACCTCCTGGAGGATGTCGTGCTTAATCCTACATTTCCGGAAGAGGAAATTGAAAGAGTCAGGACACAGCGGCTAGCGTCGATTCAGCAATTGAAGGCTGACTCGGGTTATCTTGCGGACACTAAATTTGCCGAAGTCTTATTCAAGATGCATCCCTACGGTAAACCGCCAGGAGGCACCGAGAAGTCGGTAAAGGAACTCAAGCGCTCCGACTTCAGATTGTTTCATGATAATCTCTTTACGCCGCTTAACTCGTTCATTGTTTTCGCGGGAGATATTCTGCCAAAGGAGGCTGAGCAATTTAGCGCAGGAGTGTTTGGAAAGTGGAAACGAAAGAGCAAGCCGGCTGCTGTCAAATCACCCGGTGCGTCCGAACCGCGAAAGGGCATCGTAATTATTGAAAAGCCTGATGCCGTGCAATCCGCGTTGAGGATAGGCCACGTCGGAATTGCAAGAAGAAATCCCGATTATCTCAAAGTTTTCGTGATGAACACACTTCTCGGCGGATACTTCAGCTCGCGCATTAACATGAACCTCCGGGAGGTTCATGGGTACACTTACGGGGGAAGGAGCTCATTCGATGCGCGTACTCTTCCCGGGGTCTTCGAGGTGTCCGCCGACGTTCGGAATGAAGTTACTCTCGAGACGATCGATGAGATCTTCGCGGAGTTGAACAGGATCGTCAGGGCGCTTCCGACGAAGAGTGAACTTGAAATGGTTAAGAATTATCTCGTTGGACTTTTTCCTATACAGCTCGAGACTCCTCAGCAAGTTGCGAGCAGAATAATCGTGATAGAACTGTTTCATCTCCCGAAGAATTATTACAGGGATTACCGTAGTAATATCCGGAGGGTCACTGCCGCCGGTATCAGGGCAGCTGCGGCGGAATACATCCATCCTGAGAATTGTGCGATAGTTCTCAGCGGAAATTCGGCTGAAATAAAGAATAAATTGAAAAAGTTCGGCCAAATTCAAATATTTGATCGTGACGGCAATAAGTTGAACGACAAATAA